DNA sequence from the Malus domestica chromosome 06, GDT2T_hap1 genome:
CCAGGTAGTAACAATGGCAGTTCAGGTGCTTTCGGCTTCTTTGTGCTCACAAGTGCAGCTGTTGATCCGGAAAGTGCAATCGACGACTTCTTGGGAGGTGGGTTTTTCTCAATGAACTTTCGCAACCCCTTTTCACCACCAGGAAATCCACCGGTAAGTCCCATCAGCTCCTTATCAAAACCATcttcttcaacacttttgatCGCAGCTGTTGCAGAACTATCTGGTTTTTCTTCCTCTGTTTTGGCGGCAACTGCTGCTGATACTTGTTCTTCTTCGACATTTTTCTGTTCTTCGACATTTCTCGTAAGCTCTTGCAGTAGACCTGCTTCACCATTGCAGAGCCCCCTGCCTCCCAAGATTTCGGATAGGTTAAATTTGGCAAAGGGTCTCAGGGAGTGCGTCGATGGCTGCTTGTGAACTGCGAAAGACGATTTAGGAGCTCGATTCGAGAGATCATTTCTTCCAAGAAAATTGGATTTGAGAAGAGGGCCTTGAAAGCTTGGAAGAGTGATGCTAGAAGCCATTGTTTTACAGCTTCAAtcaactgagagagagagagagagagagagagacagagaaagagagagagagaggggtaaaGAAACGTATGTACGTTTATAATTTGTGGCCACAAAGTGACCCCTGTTGGCTTATTTTGCTGCGATCCTATCTTTCCCAACCATATTGATGTTGATTTTCATCTGCGATAAAAACCCACACGTGCCGTGCCAAACTTATTCATACATTGGAAATTTGGAAGGGTATTAAATGTTTAATGTGCACACATTTTCACTCACACTAACATTACGATTTAAAAGTATTCTTCTCATTATGTAAATAGAACTGTATGAGATCTTAGGTTTGACTCTTgtgcactgttctaaaaatccccgtctaggcgctaggcgctaggccccagcccaccgccccgattaatgcctaggccccagcccactgcctagaccacctaggcacccgtctagcccgcctaggcaaccgcctagacccgcctaggttgcaactcacttagacagaaaatacataactttcattttgcattttgtgtttttgcaataaattgtaagagacttgttgcatacttgaatgaacaaacattatatccttatttcacatgtttttattatgttccaatacttcatgatatatatgcattctattttgtagtttatgatgaaattatatatatttcaagtagaagcagacacttatttacctgaaatatgatagatttacttaaatccgcctagtccgcctaggcgcccgcctaggcgctatgccccagcccgccgcccgactagcgcctaacgaCTTTTAGAACCTTACTCTTGTGGATGATATTTTTCTCGTTACGTGAATAGTCCTATGTTAAGAGAAGATTTATAAGTCTGATAGAAAGGGTAACGCTCATATCGCTGTGAGACTGTGAGGTCGATTAGGATGAAATGCAGGGGCGCCATACATTTTTTTAGAGGTGTCATAAGGATAATGCCAGTAATATGATTATATTCAACTGGTAATAGGAAAGTTTCCTCTTGCAGAGGCTAGTAAGGTACGGTCATAACACTTGGGCTTGGACTTCGTAGATATTATCCAATaaaattcaaacccaaaaaaatatgTGGTCCAAAGAACCAAGGCTAACCTGATTGCATAATAATGGAGTTGAACCAAGTGAGGAGAGTATGACTTGGGAGAAGAGATCCGGAGTTGAACCTTAGTATATCCACTAAGGTCATCAAATCAAGTTATTCggatctttgaaatttcatcgaacggttaaaaattattatagcttttaAGGGGTTAAAACAAGTGAGTCgttaaatgaaattttaaaagcTTGGTTCACTTGATCTAGTGATCTTAGTGGAAGAGGACCGGAGAAGATCTCTTCTCATGACTTGAAGGATAAATTTAGTATATTACCTATGGCTTCATCATCATCTTGGTGATGTTTCGTCATCATTTTGGTGATGTTAAGTTACCAAATTGGTGATAGCCAGCGCTTCTTCCATGCATGGTAGTTGATGCAGTGGAAGAAGTTAGTGCGAAGAGGTCGTGTAAAGTGTATGGATGCTCTGCAGTGGTGGAGTCCAATGTGCCATCCAATCTCGATGGTTGTGAGTGAGGCCTCCAAATGATTTCATTATTTCTTGTTTACTAATTAACacatattaattttaaaataatcaaCGTTTTATAATTGATATTTCAGCAACATAACCGGCTCGCATGGAAATGCATTTAAAACGATTAAAAGcgtattttatgaaaatatttttagaacatATTCTTAATAAACATGCAAGTGAATCCTAAAAGCActtcaaatatttttgaaactcgAAAACATTTCCTTTAAGAAcacttttaatcattttaaaaatatttccaaacaaGTCTAACATCATACTGAGCAGTTCAAGCACAAGCGAATACAATAAATAATGGATctcatggaagaaaaaaaataacaaatgcTTGGGATTTGATTATCGAATATACAAGAAAATATCCAACAACCGCTTGGTGGATAATCACAACTGAGACATTATAATTACAAAGTTTGGGGCATAATCATCATTAAGGTTGTGTTTATCTAACCAATTAGCAATTCAagggaaaaaataaataaatataaaaaaaaatataagcacGCAAAATTCCCTCATACGTAACCAAGTGGAAAATGGTATCGACGGGGGTAAAAGAGTCATATCACATCTAAAGCTGAACTACTTATACCAAATAGTCAACATCGAATGGGGTCAAACGTTTTCCCATGAACACAAGGACCCTCCTTCCCCACTCCCATCAGCTACCTTGTGTTCCTGTAACTCTCTCTTTCCTTGTACGGGCACGGTTCCATCTCTCTCCCCATCtcttttagtttatttaatAACTTAATTTAATCCTTTATCTCTGTCCAAagtatttctttgtttttatgcTGCAATTTGCTTGGTGGTGTGCTGTATGAAATTCATGTAAGTTTTAATCTTGTGTATTTTTGAGGAATTTTGATTAGATTTATTTGGATTATGAAGCTTCTTTTAATTAGAATTAATGTATGCAA
Encoded proteins:
- the LOC103437371 gene encoding NAD(P)H-quinone oxidoreductase subunit S, chloroplastic, whose amino-acid sequence is MASSITLPSFQGPLLKSNFLGRNDLSNRAPKSSFAVHKQPSTHSLRPFAKFNLSEILGGRGLCNGEAGLLQELTRNVEEQKNVEEEQVSAAVAAKTEEEKPDSSATAAIKSVEEDGFDKELMGLTGGFPGGEKGLRKFIEKNPPPKKSSIALSGSTAALVSTKKPKAPELPLLLPGMIAIVNNPNSPYYMYCGIVQRITDGKAGVLFEGGNWDRLITFRLGELMRRDKGPPGKNPKSCVLEPFLQTDS